A part of Rattus norvegicus strain BN/NHsdMcwi chromosome 4, GRCr8, whole genome shotgun sequence genomic DNA contains:
- the Retsat gene encoding all-trans-retinol 13,14-reductase precursor (The RefSeq protein has 7 substitutions compared to this genomic sequence), translating into MWITALLLVVLLLVVVHRVYVGLFTGSSPNPFAEDVKRPPEPLVTDKEARKKVLKQAFSVSRVPEKLDAVVIGSGIGGLASAAVLAKAGKRVLVLEQHTKAGGCCHTFGENGLEFDTGIHYIGRMREGNIGRFILDQITEGQLDWAPMASPFDLMILEGPNGRKEFPMYSGRKEYIQGLKEKFPKEEAVIDKYMELVKVVAHGVSHAILLKFLPLPLTQLLNKFGLLTRFSPFCRASTQSLAEVLKQLGASPELQAVLSYILPTYGVTPSHTTFSLHALLVDHYIQGAYYPRRGSSEIAFHTIPLIQRAGGAVLTRATVQSVLLDSAGRACGVSVKKGQELVNIYCPVVISNAGMFNTYQHLLPESVRYLPDVKKQLTMVKPGLSMLSIFICLKGTKEELKLQSTNYYVYFDTDMDKAMECYVSMPKEKAPEHIPLLFIPFPSSKDPTWEDRFPDRSTMTVLVPTAFEWFEEWQEEPKGKRGVDYETLKNTFREASMSVIMKLFPQLEGKVESVTGGSPLTNQYYLAAHRGATYGADHDLARLHPHAMASLRAQTPIPNLYLTGQDIFTCGLMGALQGALLCSSAILKRNLYSDLQALGSKVRAQKKKK; encoded by the exons ATGTGGATCACTGCTCTGCTGCTGCtcgtgctgctgctggtggtcgTTCACAGGGTTTATGTGGGCCTTTTCACCGGAAGTTCCCCGAACCCCTTCGCTGAGGATGTCAAGCGGCCACCTGAACCCCTAGTGACCGACAAGGAAGCTAGGAAGAAAGTTCTCAAACAAG CTTTCTCAGTCAGCCGAGTACCAGAGAAGCTGGACGCAGTGGTGATTGGCAGCGGCATTGGGGGACTGGCCTCAGCTGCGATTCTAGCTAAAGCTGGCAAGAGAGTCCTTGTGCTGGAACAACACACCAAGGCAGGCGGCTGTTGTCATACCTTTGGGGAAAATGGCCTTGAATTTGACACTG GAATTCATTATATTGGACGAATGCGGGAGGGCAACATTGGCCGTTTCATCTTGGACCAGATCACCGAAGGGCAACTGGACTGGGCCCCTATGGCCTCCCCTTTTGACTTGATGATACTAGAAGGACCCAATGGCCGAAAGGAGTTCCCCATGTACAGTGGGAGGAAAGAATACATCCAGGGCCTTAAGGAGAAGTTCCCCAAGGAAGAGGCTGTCATTGACAAATACATGGAGCTGGTTAAG GTGGTGGCCCATGGAGTCTCTCATGCCATCCTACTGAAGTTCCTCCCATTGCCCTTGACTCAGCTCCTCAACAAGTTTGGGCTTCTGACTCGTTTTTCTCCATTCTGCCGAGCGTCTACTCAGAGCCTAGCTGAAGTCCTGAAACAGCTTGGGGCTTCCCCTGAGCTCCAGGCTGTTCTTAGCTACATTTTCCCCACTTACG GAGTAACCCCCAGCCATACCACCTTTTCCTTGCACGCTCTGCTGGTTGACCACTACATACAAGGGGCATATTACCCCCGAGGGGGCTCCAGTGAGATTGCTTTCCATACCATCCCTTTGATTCAGCGGGCCGGGGGCGCTGTCCTCACCAGGGCCACCGTACAGAGTGTGCTGCTGGACTCAGCTGGGAGAGCGTGCG GTGTCAGTGTGAAGAAGGGACAAGAGCTGGTGAACATCTACTGCCCAGTTGTCATCTCCAATGCGGGAATGTTCAATACCTATCAGCACCTGTTGCCAGAGTCTGTCCGCTACCTGCCAG ATGTGAAGAAGCAGCTGACAATGGTAAAGCCTGGTTTGAGCATGCTGTCAATTTTCATCTGTCTGAAGGGCACCAAGGAGGAGCTCAAGCTTCAGTCCACCAACTACTATGTTTATTTTGACACAGACATGGACAAAGC GATGGAGCGCTATGTCTCTATGCCCAAGGAAAAGGCTCCAGAACACATTCCCCTTCTCTTCATTGCCTTCCCATCAAGCAAGGATCCAACCTGGGAGGACCGATTCCCAG ACCGATCCACAATGACTGTGCTGGTACCCACGGCCTTTGAATGGTTCGAGGAGTGGCAGGAGGAGCCTAAGGGCAAGCGAGGTGTTGACTATGAGACCCTCAAAAATACCTTCCTGGAAGCCTCTATGTCGGTGATCATGAAACTGTTCCCACAGCTGGAAGGCAAG GTGGAGAGTGTGACTGGAGGATCCCCACTGACCAACCAGTACTATCTGGCTGCACACCGAGGAGCTACTTATGGGGCTGACCATGACCTGGCTCGTCTGCATCCTCATGCAATGGCTTCCCTAAGAGCCCAAACCCCCATCCCCAACCTCTACCTGACAG GCCAAGATATCTTCACCTGTGGGCTGATGGGGGCCCTGCAAGGGGCCCTGCTGTGCAGCAGTGCCATCCTGAAACGGAACCTGTACTCAGATCTGCAGGCTCTTGGCTCAAAGGTCAGGgcacaaaagaagaagaagtag